One window of Nicotiana tomentosiformis chromosome 11, ASM39032v3, whole genome shotgun sequence genomic DNA carries:
- the LOC104106956 gene encoding F-box protein At1g47340-like: MERSSNIMDLPSEVLLNILSRLALKHVHQLQTVSKEWLRTISSPHFRRLYNMKSLNRPRARVVQVSDSKHSPNGMEMISRTIAISTMDLAVDNSEIQKDFSFEDIIAPQHSFFISSNLIIFNHKVCNPTTREIKDLPISSYPSVSFDVGYIPSNNTYKIVHLYATKTGPNYHFNYGGSAVEFRFETLTLRDGGPIPSSWQSLAHQEWFSYKVDSTCVNNAIYWLVGRADRMEKHIISMEIENEEFLSSVRCPKDPYYEEFPLIENGELADLNGKLCLAYQSEELSRIDLYFLKDHKKQEWVKEHIINLSGMGSLFKIMGYVPLKGNNGEIMIDGGKQPLLYNIEENRFRKLARSKMNIHIGLYFDRCFNLGSTRLSLQPRVDLLSEGDQL; encoded by the coding sequence ATGGAACGGAGCTCTAACATCATGGATCTGCCTAGTGAAGTCCTGCTGAATATACTCTCTAGGCTTGCACTCAAACATGTCCACCAACTTCAAACAGTCTCAAAGGAGTGGCTCAGAACTATCTCTAGTCCACATTTCAGAAGACTCTACAACATGAAATCCTTGAATCGTCCTAGAGCACGTGTAGTTCAAGTATCTGACTCCAAGCATTCACCGAATGGGATGGAAATGATTAGTCGAACTATTGCTATTTCGACCATGGATCTAGCCGTTGACAACAGCGAGATCCAGAAAGATTTCAGTTTTGAGGATATTATTGCCCCTCAACACTCTTTTTTCATCTCCTCCAACCTCATCATTTTCAATCACAAGGTATGCAATCCCACTACTAGAGAAATCAAAGACTTACCAATTTCAAGTTATCCATCAGTTAGTTTTGATGTGGGGTATATCCCTTCCAACAATACATACAAGATTGTCCATCTATATGCTACCAAGACTGGCCCTAATTACCACTTTAACTATGGTGGTAGTGCTGTGGAGTTCAGATTTGAGACTCTCACACTAAGAGATGGTGGACCAATTCCTAGCTCTTGGCAATCCCTAGCACACCAAGAATGGTTTTCTTACAAGGTTGATTCAACATGTGTAAATAATGCAATTTATTGGTTGGTTGGAAGAGCAGATAGAATGGAAAAGCATATTATTTCGATGGAAATCGAAAATGAAGAATTCTTGAGTTCGGTTCGTTGCCCCAAAGATCCCTATTATGAAGAGTTTCCACTAATTGAGAATGGTGAGTTAGCTGATTTGAATGGGAAATTATGTTTAGCTTACCAATCAGAAGAATTGTCAAGGATAGATCTATACTTTCTCAAGGATCATAAGAAGCAAGAATGGGTCAAGGAACACATTATCAATTTATCAGGTATGGGAAGTTTGTTCAAAATAATGGGGTATGTACCATTAAAAGGTAACAATGGTGAAATTATGATTGACGGTGGTAAGCAGCCTCTCCTCTACAACATTGAAGAGAATAGGTTTAGAAAGCTGGCAAGATCTAAAATGAATATTCATATTGGTTTGTACTTTGATAGATGTTTTAACTTAGGAAGCACAAGACTATCTTTGCAACCGAGGGTAGATTTGTTGTCTGAGGGAGATCAACTATGA